One region of Termitidicoccus mucosus genomic DNA includes:
- a CDS encoding tetratricopeptide repeat protein: protein MLPKHTARLLLLAALAFFSTTLFAQDANEARKFQSFLARAEKGDDKAQLAVALRYERGMGVAKDFDQAMAWYLRAASQGNAGAQGNLGVRCQKTSKYKDMAESYKWLSLAAAQGHKGSIRQLAALEKKISDADRAEGKKRAGAFKPKKEAAGQ, encoded by the coding sequence ATGCTCCCAAAACACACCGCCCGGCTCCTTCTCCTCGCCGCGCTCGCCTTTTTCTCCACCACGCTCTTCGCGCAAGACGCCAATGAGGCGCGGAAATTCCAAAGCTTCCTCGCCCGCGCCGAAAAAGGCGATGACAAGGCCCAACTCGCCGTCGCACTTCGTTACGAGCGCGGCATGGGCGTGGCAAAGGACTTCGACCAGGCGATGGCGTGGTATCTCCGCGCGGCCAGCCAAGGCAACGCGGGCGCGCAGGGCAATCTCGGCGTGCGCTGCCAAAAGACCTCGAAATACAAGGACATGGCCGAGTCCTACAAATGGCTTTCCCTGGCCGCGGCGCAGGGGCACAAAGGCTCGATCAGGCAGCTTGCCGCGCTCGAAAAGAAAATCAGCGACGCCGACCGCGCCGAGGGGAAGAAGCGCGCCGGAGCCTTCAAGCCGAAAAAGGAAGCCGCCGGCCAATAA
- a CDS encoding acyl-CoA thioesterase, whose translation MKNPSVDAAGMPAAVRLFAKFETEMSVRPDDIDLYQHVHSTRYLDYVLAARFEQMERCYGMSMQEFSARGLGWYMASATIHYRRPLGWGDRFIVRTWVDRIAENGQGLRVQFELEKLPNKKRVCDGHSDYTLVSLATGRGMVIPDEILSKYTVLQ comes from the coding sequence ATGAAAAATCCCTCCGTCGATGCGGCCGGCATGCCCGCGGCCGTCCGTCTTTTCGCGAAATTCGAGACCGAGATGAGCGTGCGCCCGGACGACATCGATCTTTACCAGCATGTGCACAGCACGCGCTATCTCGACTATGTGCTGGCGGCGCGGTTTGAGCAGATGGAGCGTTGTTACGGCATGTCGATGCAGGAATTTTCGGCGCGCGGGCTCGGCTGGTATATGGCCTCGGCGACGATTCACTACCGGCGTCCGTTGGGCTGGGGCGATCGCTTCATCGTGCGCACGTGGGTGGATCGGATCGCCGAAAACGGACAGGGCCTGCGCGTGCAATTCGAGCTGGAGAAACTGCCCAACAAAAAACGCGTTTGCGACGGCCACAGCGACTATACACTGGTTTCGCTCGCCACTGGACGAGGTATGGTCATTCCCGATGAAATTCTATCCAAGTATACTGTCTTACAATAG
- a CDS encoding RNA recognition motif domain-containing protein, which translates to MTGNSKLYVGNMSFKTTEEELRAAFEQFGAVTDVYVAMDRMTGRPRGFAFVTMGTPEEAKLAAEKLNGVDLGGRALTVNEARPKEEGGGRSFGGGGGGGRGGFRGGDRRGGGGGGYRGDRESRESY; encoded by the coding sequence ATGACAGGTAATTCAAAACTATACGTCGGCAACATGTCGTTCAAAACGACTGAGGAAGAGCTCCGCGCCGCTTTCGAGCAGTTCGGTGCCGTGACCGATGTTTATGTCGCCATGGATCGCATGACCGGACGCCCCCGCGGTTTCGCGTTTGTGACCATGGGCACGCCGGAGGAAGCAAAGCTCGCGGCTGAAAAATTGAACGGCGTCGATCTCGGCGGCCGTGCCCTCACCGTCAACGAAGCCCGTCCGAAGGAAGAAGGCGGTGGCCGTTCCTTTGGTGGTGGTGGCGGTGGCGGCCGCGGAGGTTTCCGTGGCGGCGACCGTCGCGGCGGCGGCGGCGGTGGCTATCGCGGCGATCGCGAGAGCCGCGAAAGCTACTAA
- the secA gene encoding preprotein translocase subunit SecA has protein sequence MISWLLKKFSGRHYRKFLEKARPIVARINEIEASYQSLADEQLRAKTDEFRARVKAGETLDSILPEAFATVKNAARRISDPAHPLHRHTVCEHEQEWNMIHFDVQLIGGIAIHQGKIAEMATGEGKTLVSTLPLYLNSLNGRNAQLVTVNDYLARRDSEWMGHLYGFLGVSVGCIQQQMPNDLRRIQYACDITYGTASEFGFDYLRDNGMATRKEDQVQREHWFCIVDEIDSILVDEARTPLIISGPAPIEREQPFTRLKPGIERLVNEQIRLCNRLVSEARDLLEAAPGLASNAETRQQAAMKMLQVKLGGPTNKQLLRLLENPDWRKLLDKTETEMHSDFQKEQLFRLKEQLFYVIDERQHQADLTEIGRTKLRPDNPDAFVLPDLATQFSELEKDERFTPEQREDIKRKAQDDYATVSEEIHSISQLLRAYSLYEKDVEYVVQEGKVMIVDENTGRVMPGRRWSDGLHQAIEAKENVAIERETRTYATITIQNYFRMYEKLAGMTGTAETEATEFNDIYRLGVQVIPTNRPCIRIDQNDSIFKTRRDKFNAVVHEIEAAHRRGQPVLVGTASVESSEVLSRMLKRTGIVHTVLNAKFHQQEADIVARAGQRGAVTIATNMAGRGTDIKLGEGVRYNVAGATHPDPEKAKQKILQYTLTEPKTGEVKTYDSDSEDAAGLQLTPATKEAGGLYVIGTERHQSRRIDRQLRGRCSRQGDPGLTKFFLSLEDDLMRLFLQGNLASRLMEGTMKEGEELQHPWLNRSIESAQKKVEQQNYSARKRLLQYDDVLNKQREVIYGIRNAAIHADRPKDIIFEQVEEEIANRVATAGFGEKIGTTQASIESLTGWVNAHFPIALKVSELTGDDPEAVIKLVVDRVKKAYEVKESVELPEALGSLERYVIINAIDQHWQEHLTEMENLRQAVGLRSYGQKDPLVEYKSEAYKYFEELMNSVRLQICTGLFRSASNLQAFENMLSLLSRNAKTVGPDNADAAGAAVRRATAQVKTTITSGGSAAATAAPVSDTPEEEIKLPKVTVRREMPKVGRNDPCPCGSGKKFKNCHGR, from the coding sequence ATGATCTCCTGGCTGCTCAAGAAATTCTCCGGTCGTCACTATCGCAAGTTCCTCGAAAAGGCGCGCCCCATCGTCGCGCGCATTAACGAGATCGAGGCCTCCTACCAGTCGCTCGCCGACGAACAACTCCGCGCCAAGACCGACGAGTTCCGCGCCCGCGTGAAAGCCGGCGAGACCCTCGACTCCATTCTTCCCGAAGCCTTCGCCACGGTCAAAAACGCCGCCCGCCGCATCTCCGACCCCGCGCATCCGCTCCACCGGCACACCGTTTGCGAGCACGAGCAGGAATGGAACATGATCCACTTCGACGTGCAGCTCATCGGCGGCATCGCCATCCACCAGGGCAAGATCGCCGAGATGGCCACCGGCGAAGGCAAAACCCTCGTCTCCACCCTCCCCCTCTACCTCAACTCCCTCAACGGCCGCAACGCCCAGCTCGTCACCGTCAACGACTACCTCGCCCGCCGCGACTCCGAGTGGATGGGCCACCTCTACGGCTTCCTCGGCGTATCCGTCGGCTGCATACAGCAGCAGATGCCCAACGACCTCCGCCGCATCCAATACGCCTGCGACATCACCTACGGCACCGCCTCCGAGTTCGGTTTCGACTACCTCCGCGACAACGGCATGGCCACCCGCAAGGAGGACCAGGTGCAGCGCGAGCACTGGTTCTGCATCGTGGACGAAATCGACTCCATCCTCGTGGACGAGGCCCGCACCCCGCTCATCATTTCCGGCCCCGCCCCCATCGAGCGCGAGCAGCCCTTCACCCGCCTCAAGCCCGGCATCGAGCGCCTCGTCAACGAGCAGATCCGCCTCTGCAACCGCCTCGTCTCCGAGGCCCGCGACCTCCTCGAAGCCGCCCCCGGCCTCGCCTCCAACGCCGAAACCCGCCAGCAGGCCGCGATGAAAATGCTCCAGGTCAAACTCGGCGGCCCCACCAACAAGCAACTCCTCCGCCTCCTCGAAAACCCCGACTGGCGCAAGCTCCTCGACAAGACCGAGACCGAGATGCACAGCGACTTCCAGAAGGAGCAGCTCTTTCGCCTCAAGGAACAACTCTTCTACGTCATCGACGAACGCCAGCACCAGGCCGACCTCACCGAAATCGGGCGCACCAAACTCCGCCCCGACAACCCCGACGCCTTTGTCCTCCCCGACCTCGCCACCCAGTTCAGCGAACTCGAAAAAGACGAACGCTTCACCCCCGAACAACGCGAGGACATCAAGCGCAAGGCCCAGGACGACTACGCCACCGTCTCGGAGGAAATCCACTCCATCTCCCAGCTCCTTCGCGCCTACTCCCTCTACGAAAAGGACGTCGAATACGTCGTGCAGGAAGGCAAGGTCATGATCGTGGACGAAAACACCGGCCGCGTCATGCCCGGCCGCCGCTGGTCCGACGGGCTCCACCAGGCCATCGAGGCCAAGGAAAACGTCGCCATCGAGCGCGAGACCCGCACCTACGCGACCATCACGATCCAGAATTATTTCCGCATGTATGAAAAACTCGCCGGCATGACCGGCACGGCGGAAACCGAGGCCACCGAGTTCAACGACATCTACCGCCTCGGCGTGCAAGTCATCCCCACCAACCGTCCCTGCATCCGCATCGACCAGAACGACTCCATCTTCAAGACCCGCCGCGACAAATTCAACGCCGTCGTCCACGAAATCGAGGCCGCCCATCGCCGCGGCCAGCCCGTCCTCGTCGGCACCGCCTCCGTCGAGTCCTCCGAAGTCCTCTCGCGCATGCTCAAGCGCACCGGCATCGTCCACACCGTCCTCAACGCCAAGTTCCACCAGCAGGAAGCCGACATCGTGGCCCGCGCCGGCCAGCGCGGCGCCGTCACCATCGCCACCAACATGGCCGGCCGCGGCACCGACATCAAACTCGGCGAAGGCGTCCGCTACAACGTCGCCGGCGCCACCCACCCCGACCCCGAGAAAGCGAAACAAAAAATCCTCCAATACACCCTCACCGAGCCGAAAACCGGCGAAGTCAAAACCTACGACTCCGACAGCGAGGACGCCGCCGGCCTCCAGCTCACCCCCGCCACCAAGGAAGCCGGCGGCCTCTACGTCATCGGCACCGAGCGCCACCAGTCCCGCCGCATCGACCGCCAGCTCCGCGGCCGCTGCTCCCGCCAGGGCGACCCCGGCCTGACGAAGTTTTTCCTCTCGCTCGAGGACGACCTCATGCGCCTCTTCCTCCAGGGCAACCTCGCCTCGCGCCTCATGGAAGGCACGATGAAGGAAGGCGAGGAGCTCCAGCACCCCTGGCTCAACCGCTCCATCGAAAGCGCGCAGAAGAAAGTCGAGCAGCAAAACTACTCCGCCCGCAAACGCCTCCTCCAATACGACGACGTGCTCAACAAGCAGCGCGAGGTCATCTACGGCATCCGCAACGCCGCCATCCACGCCGACCGCCCGAAGGACATCATCTTCGAGCAAGTCGAGGAGGAGATCGCCAACCGCGTCGCCACCGCCGGCTTCGGCGAAAAAATCGGCACCACGCAGGCCTCCATCGAAAGCCTCACCGGCTGGGTCAACGCCCACTTCCCCATCGCGCTGAAAGTCTCCGAACTCACCGGCGACGACCCCGAGGCCGTCATCAAACTCGTCGTTGACCGCGTCAAGAAAGCCTACGAGGTGAAGGAATCGGTCGAACTGCCCGAGGCGCTCGGCTCGCTCGAACGCTATGTCATCATCAATGCCATCGACCAGCACTGGCAGGAGCACCTCACCGAGATGGAAAACCTCCGCCAGGCCGTCGGCCTGCGCAGCTACGGCCAGAAGGATCCGCTCGTCGAATACAAGAGCGAAGCCTACAAGTATTTCGAGGAACTGATGAACAGCGTGCGCCTGCAAATCTGCACCGGCCTCTTCCGCAGCGCGAGCAACCTGCAAGCCTTCGAGAACATGCTCTCGCTCCTCAGCCGCAACGCGAAGACCGTCGGCCCCGACAACGCGGACGCCGCCGGCGCCGCCGTCCGGCGGGCCACCGCGCAGGTGAAGACCACCATCACCAGCGGAGGCTCCGCCGCCGCCACCGCCGCGCCCGTGAGCGACACCCCCGAGGAGGAGATCAAACTCCCGAAGGTGACGGTGCGCCGCGAGATGCCCAAAGTGGGCCGCAACGACCCCTGCCCCTGCGGCAGCGGCAAAAAATTCAAGAACTGCCACGGCAGGTAA
- the pyrE gene encoding orotate phosphoribosyltransferase, whose product MDTQQQEVLDIFTRTRALLRGHFVLRSGLHSGHFFQCAQVCQHMDAVTRLAELLVAKIDGWSFTTVLAPAMGGLVIGQEVARQTGSRFLFAEKDNNTLVMRRGFKLAPGERVLVVEDVVTRGGRVVEALDIVKKAGGVAAGVAMLVDRSSGATKFGVPSVALLELSFPTYPADQLPPELAALPAEKPGS is encoded by the coding sequence ATGGACACGCAACAACAGGAAGTCCTCGACATTTTCACCCGCACCCGCGCTCTGTTGCGCGGGCATTTCGTCCTGCGCTCCGGCCTGCACAGCGGACACTTTTTCCAGTGCGCGCAAGTCTGCCAGCACATGGACGCCGTCACGCGGCTCGCGGAATTGCTGGTCGCAAAAATCGACGGCTGGTCGTTCACCACCGTGCTCGCCCCGGCGATGGGCGGGCTCGTCATCGGGCAGGAGGTGGCGCGCCAGACCGGGTCGCGCTTCCTGTTCGCCGAAAAGGATAACAACACGCTCGTGATGCGGCGCGGCTTCAAGCTCGCGCCCGGCGAGCGCGTGCTCGTGGTCGAGGACGTCGTCACGCGCGGCGGCCGCGTGGTCGAGGCGCTCGACATCGTGAAAAAAGCCGGCGGTGTCGCGGCCGGCGTGGCGATGCTGGTGGACCGCAGCTCGGGCGCCACGAAGTTCGGCGTGCCCTCGGTCGCGCTGCTCGAACTGAGTTTCCCCACCTACCCCGCCGACCAGCTCCCGCCCGAACTCGCGGCCCTGCCGGCGGAAAAACCGGGAAGCTGA
- a CDS encoding MBL fold metallo-hydrolase → MKPGKKRKLVKRMLIIGIALAGAFMAAALAYMQHPKFGRLPRGERLTRIQQSPHYKDGRFQNIAPTPMLAGDVSTFALYREFFFGDKSRRTPPAPLPSVKSDLRSLDAEKDALVWFGHSSYFLQIGGKRMLVDPVFSGAASPVSFTTRAFAGSDIYTADDMPGIDYLFITHDHWDHLDYETVRKLKPKVGKIICGLGTGEHLEYWGFARDRIIELDWDEECLPDDGVTVNCFTARHFSGRAFSRDRSLWASFLVKVRDYTFYIGGDSGYGAHFAGIGDKSGAIDLAILENGQYDKNWKYIHMMPEEVLQAADDLKARRLLPVHSAKFSISNHAWDDPLRRLSAAHRAAGSKIILLTPRIGEVVDLHDGAREFPRWWESVGAGSP, encoded by the coding sequence GTGAAACCCGGCAAAAAAAGAAAGCTCGTCAAGCGCATGCTCATCATCGGGATCGCCCTCGCCGGTGCGTTCATGGCCGCCGCCCTCGCCTATATGCAACATCCGAAATTCGGACGGCTGCCGCGCGGCGAGCGCCTGACCAGGATACAACAGTCGCCCCATTATAAAGACGGACGCTTTCAGAATATCGCGCCCACGCCGATGCTGGCCGGGGACGTGAGCACGTTCGCGCTCTACAGGGAGTTTTTCTTTGGCGACAAATCCAGGCGGACCCCGCCCGCGCCGCTTCCCTCGGTGAAAAGCGACTTGAGGAGCCTCGACGCCGAAAAAGACGCGCTGGTCTGGTTCGGCCACTCGTCGTATTTTCTGCAAATCGGCGGAAAGCGGATGCTGGTGGACCCGGTTTTCAGCGGGGCGGCCTCGCCGGTTTCATTCACCACCCGCGCCTTCGCCGGGTCGGATATATATACGGCGGACGACATGCCCGGCATCGACTACCTGTTTATCACGCACGACCACTGGGATCACCTGGACTATGAAACGGTCAGGAAACTGAAGCCCAAGGTCGGGAAAATAATATGCGGGCTAGGGACCGGCGAGCACCTTGAATATTGGGGTTTCGCCCGGGACCGCATCATCGAGCTGGATTGGGACGAGGAATGCCTGCCGGACGATGGCGTCACGGTGAATTGTTTCACGGCGCGGCATTTTTCCGGGCGGGCGTTTTCGCGCGACCGTTCGCTCTGGGCGTCGTTTCTGGTCAAAGTGCGGGATTACACATTCTACATCGGCGGGGACAGCGGCTACGGCGCGCATTTTGCCGGGATCGGGGACAAGTCCGGCGCCATCGACCTGGCGATCCTGGAGAACGGCCAGTATGATAAAAACTGGAAATACATCCACATGATGCCGGAGGAAGTTTTGCAGGCGGCGGACGACTTGAAGGCGCGGCGGTTGCTGCCGGTGCACTCGGCGAAGTTTTCCATTTCCAACCATGCGTGGGACGATCCGTTGCGGAGACTCTCCGCGGCGCACCGGGCCGCCGGCTCGAAAATCATCCTGCTGACGCCGCGCATCGGCGAGGTGGTGGATCTGCATGACGGGGCGCGCGAATTTCCCCGCTGGTGGGAGAGTGTCGGGGCCGGGTCGCCGTGA